A genome region from Carya illinoinensis cultivar Pawnee chromosome 2, C.illinoinensisPawnee_v1, whole genome shotgun sequence includes the following:
- the LOC122300076 gene encoding CBL-interacting serine/threonine-protein kinase 9-like isoform X1: MSLKKKQATRTRVGNYELGKTLGEGSFAKVKFATNVNTGDCVAIKILDRNQVLRHKMVEHLKREISIMKLIKHPNVVKLFEVMASKSKIYIVLEFVGGGELFDQIAKHRRLKEDEARRYFQQLINAVDYCHSRGVYHRDLKPENLLLDSYGVLKVSDFGLSAISQHVREDGLLHTTCGTPNYVAPEVLNDKGYDGTAFDIWSCGVILFVLMAGYLPFDEPNLAVLYKKICKADFTCPSYFSIGAKKLIKRILDPNPLTRITIPEILEDEWFKKGYKAAYSEEQQNVNLDDVDAVFNDSEEHLVTERKERPVSMNAFELISMSRGFSLENLFEKQTGLVKRETRFTSQHPANEIMSKIEEAAKPLGFNVHKRNYKMKLQGDKTGRKGHLAVATEVFEVAPSLHMVELRKTGGDTLEFHKFYKSFSSGLKDIMWTSEEYTDGLKNCICRQSSRPSTFGETSSTRPLL; the protein is encoded by the exons ATGAGCTTGAAGAAGAAACAGGCGACGAGGACACGTGTCGGGAACTACGAGCTGGGTAAGACCCTGGGTGAGGGTTCCTTTGCCAAGGTCAAGTTCGCCACTAACGTCAACACTGGTGACTGCGTTGCCATCAAAATCCTCGACCGCAACCAAGTCCTCCGTCACAAGATGGTCGAACAT CTAAAAAGAGAAATTTCGATAATGAAGCTGATCAAGCATCCAAATGTTGTTAAACTTTTTGAG GTTATGGCAAGCAAATCAAAGATCTACATCGTTCTTGAATTTGTTGGTGGTGGCGAGCTCTTTGACCAAATA GCCAAGCATAGGAGACTTAAAGAGGATGAGGCCAGGAGATATTTCCAACAGCTCATTAATGCTGTGGATTACTGCCACAGTAGAGGCGTGTACCACAGAGATTTGAAG CCTGAGAATCTTCTTCTAGACTCATATGGTGTCCTTAAAgtttcagattttggattgAGTGCGATCTCACAGCATGTACGG GAGGATGGGCTGCTTCATACTACCTGTGGTACCCCCAATTATGTTGCTCCCGAG GTGCTAAATGATAAAGGTTATGATGGTACAGCATTTGATATTTGGTCTTGTGGGGTCATTCTCTTTGTTCTTATGGCTGGGTACTTGCCTTTCGATGAACCAAATCTCGCTGTTTTGTATAAAAAA ATTTGCAAGGCTGACTTCACATGCCCATCATATTTTTCAATTGGTGCAAAGAAACTGATAAAGCGTATTCTTGATCCAAACCCTCTTACT CGGATAACAATTCCTGAAATCTTGGAAGATGAATGGTTTAAGAAAGGGTACAAGGCAGCATACTCTGAGGAGCAGCAGAATGTAAATCTTGATGATGTAGATGCTGTATTCAATGACTCAGAG GAACATCTTGTTACAGAAAGAAAGGAGAGACCTGTATCCATGAATGCCTTTGAGCTTATATCTATGTCCCGGGGTTTTAGTCTTGAAAATTTGTTCGAGAAGCAGAcg GGTCTTGTGAAACGAGAAACCCGTTTCACTTCCCAGCATCCTGCAAATGAAATCATGTCTAAAATTGAGGAAGCTGCAAAGCCTCTTGGCTTTAATGTACACAAGAGAAACTACAAG ATGAAGTTACAAGGTGACAAAACTGGAAGAAAAGGCCACCTCGCTGTTGCAACTGAG GTGTTTGAGGTGGCTCCTTCCTTGCACATGGTAGAGCTTCGGAAAACTGGCGGTGACACATTGGAGTTTCACAAG TTCTACAAAAGTTTCTCGTCTGGATTAAAAGACATAATGTGGACCAGCGAAGAATATACTGATGGACTGaa AAATTGCATTTGTAGACAAAGTAGCAGACCATCCACTTTTGGAGAAACTAGCAGCACGCGTCCGCTACTTTGA
- the LOC122300076 gene encoding CBL-interacting serine/threonine-protein kinase 9-like isoform X4 — MKLIKHPNVVKLFEVMASKSKIYIVLEFVGGGELFDQIAKHRRLKEDEARRYFQQLINAVDYCHSRGVYHRDLKPENLLLDSYGVLKVSDFGLSAISQHVREDGLLHTTCGTPNYVAPEVLNDKGYDGTAFDIWSCGVILFVLMAGYLPFDEPNLAVLYKKICKADFTCPSYFSIGAKKLIKRILDPNPLTRITIPEILEDEWFKKGYKAAYSEEQQNVNLDDVDAVFNDSEEHLVTERKERPVSMNAFELISMSRGFSLENLFEKQTGLVKRETRFTSQHPANEIMSKIEEAAKPLGFNVHKRNYKMKLQGDKTGRKGHLAVATEVFEVAPSLHMVELRKTGGDTLEFHKFYKSFSSGLKDIMWTSEEYTDGLKNCICRQSSRPSTFGETSSTRPLL, encoded by the exons ATGAAGCTGATCAAGCATCCAAATGTTGTTAAACTTTTTGAG GTTATGGCAAGCAAATCAAAGATCTACATCGTTCTTGAATTTGTTGGTGGTGGCGAGCTCTTTGACCAAATA GCCAAGCATAGGAGACTTAAAGAGGATGAGGCCAGGAGATATTTCCAACAGCTCATTAATGCTGTGGATTACTGCCACAGTAGAGGCGTGTACCACAGAGATTTGAAG CCTGAGAATCTTCTTCTAGACTCATATGGTGTCCTTAAAgtttcagattttggattgAGTGCGATCTCACAGCATGTACGG GAGGATGGGCTGCTTCATACTACCTGTGGTACCCCCAATTATGTTGCTCCCGAG GTGCTAAATGATAAAGGTTATGATGGTACAGCATTTGATATTTGGTCTTGTGGGGTCATTCTCTTTGTTCTTATGGCTGGGTACTTGCCTTTCGATGAACCAAATCTCGCTGTTTTGTATAAAAAA ATTTGCAAGGCTGACTTCACATGCCCATCATATTTTTCAATTGGTGCAAAGAAACTGATAAAGCGTATTCTTGATCCAAACCCTCTTACT CGGATAACAATTCCTGAAATCTTGGAAGATGAATGGTTTAAGAAAGGGTACAAGGCAGCATACTCTGAGGAGCAGCAGAATGTAAATCTTGATGATGTAGATGCTGTATTCAATGACTCAGAG GAACATCTTGTTACAGAAAGAAAGGAGAGACCTGTATCCATGAATGCCTTTGAGCTTATATCTATGTCCCGGGGTTTTAGTCTTGAAAATTTGTTCGAGAAGCAGAcg GGTCTTGTGAAACGAGAAACCCGTTTCACTTCCCAGCATCCTGCAAATGAAATCATGTCTAAAATTGAGGAAGCTGCAAAGCCTCTTGGCTTTAATGTACACAAGAGAAACTACAAG ATGAAGTTACAAGGTGACAAAACTGGAAGAAAAGGCCACCTCGCTGTTGCAACTGAG GTGTTTGAGGTGGCTCCTTCCTTGCACATGGTAGAGCTTCGGAAAACTGGCGGTGACACATTGGAGTTTCACAAG TTCTACAAAAGTTTCTCGTCTGGATTAAAAGACATAATGTGGACCAGCGAAGAATATACTGATGGACTGaa AAATTGCATTTGTAGACAAAGTAGCAGACCATCCACTTTTGGAGAAACTAGCAGCACGCGTCCGCTACTTTGA
- the LOC122300076 gene encoding CBL-interacting serine/threonine-protein kinase 9-like isoform X2 → MRLELKREISIMKLIKHPNVVKLFEVMASKSKIYIVLEFVGGGELFDQIAKHRRLKEDEARRYFQQLINAVDYCHSRGVYHRDLKPENLLLDSYGVLKVSDFGLSAISQHVREDGLLHTTCGTPNYVAPEVLNDKGYDGTAFDIWSCGVILFVLMAGYLPFDEPNLAVLYKKICKADFTCPSYFSIGAKKLIKRILDPNPLTRITIPEILEDEWFKKGYKAAYSEEQQNVNLDDVDAVFNDSEEHLVTERKERPVSMNAFELISMSRGFSLENLFEKQTGLVKRETRFTSQHPANEIMSKIEEAAKPLGFNVHKRNYKMKLQGDKTGRKGHLAVATEVFEVAPSLHMVELRKTGGDTLEFHKFYKSFSSGLKDIMWTSEEYTDGLKNCICRQSSRPSTFGETSSTRPLL, encoded by the exons ATGCGTTTGGAG CTAAAAAGAGAAATTTCGATAATGAAGCTGATCAAGCATCCAAATGTTGTTAAACTTTTTGAG GTTATGGCAAGCAAATCAAAGATCTACATCGTTCTTGAATTTGTTGGTGGTGGCGAGCTCTTTGACCAAATA GCCAAGCATAGGAGACTTAAAGAGGATGAGGCCAGGAGATATTTCCAACAGCTCATTAATGCTGTGGATTACTGCCACAGTAGAGGCGTGTACCACAGAGATTTGAAG CCTGAGAATCTTCTTCTAGACTCATATGGTGTCCTTAAAgtttcagattttggattgAGTGCGATCTCACAGCATGTACGG GAGGATGGGCTGCTTCATACTACCTGTGGTACCCCCAATTATGTTGCTCCCGAG GTGCTAAATGATAAAGGTTATGATGGTACAGCATTTGATATTTGGTCTTGTGGGGTCATTCTCTTTGTTCTTATGGCTGGGTACTTGCCTTTCGATGAACCAAATCTCGCTGTTTTGTATAAAAAA ATTTGCAAGGCTGACTTCACATGCCCATCATATTTTTCAATTGGTGCAAAGAAACTGATAAAGCGTATTCTTGATCCAAACCCTCTTACT CGGATAACAATTCCTGAAATCTTGGAAGATGAATGGTTTAAGAAAGGGTACAAGGCAGCATACTCTGAGGAGCAGCAGAATGTAAATCTTGATGATGTAGATGCTGTATTCAATGACTCAGAG GAACATCTTGTTACAGAAAGAAAGGAGAGACCTGTATCCATGAATGCCTTTGAGCTTATATCTATGTCCCGGGGTTTTAGTCTTGAAAATTTGTTCGAGAAGCAGAcg GGTCTTGTGAAACGAGAAACCCGTTTCACTTCCCAGCATCCTGCAAATGAAATCATGTCTAAAATTGAGGAAGCTGCAAAGCCTCTTGGCTTTAATGTACACAAGAGAAACTACAAG ATGAAGTTACAAGGTGACAAAACTGGAAGAAAAGGCCACCTCGCTGTTGCAACTGAG GTGTTTGAGGTGGCTCCTTCCTTGCACATGGTAGAGCTTCGGAAAACTGGCGGTGACACATTGGAGTTTCACAAG TTCTACAAAAGTTTCTCGTCTGGATTAAAAGACATAATGTGGACCAGCGAAGAATATACTGATGGACTGaa AAATTGCATTTGTAGACAAAGTAGCAGACCATCCACTTTTGGAGAAACTAGCAGCACGCGTCCGCTACTTTGA
- the LOC122300076 gene encoding CBL-interacting serine/threonine-protein kinase 9-like isoform X3 produces MLKREISIMKLIKHPNVVKLFEVMASKSKIYIVLEFVGGGELFDQIAKHRRLKEDEARRYFQQLINAVDYCHSRGVYHRDLKPENLLLDSYGVLKVSDFGLSAISQHVREDGLLHTTCGTPNYVAPEVLNDKGYDGTAFDIWSCGVILFVLMAGYLPFDEPNLAVLYKKICKADFTCPSYFSIGAKKLIKRILDPNPLTRITIPEILEDEWFKKGYKAAYSEEQQNVNLDDVDAVFNDSEEHLVTERKERPVSMNAFELISMSRGFSLENLFEKQTGLVKRETRFTSQHPANEIMSKIEEAAKPLGFNVHKRNYKMKLQGDKTGRKGHLAVATEVFEVAPSLHMVELRKTGGDTLEFHKFYKSFSSGLKDIMWTSEEYTDGLKNCICRQSSRPSTFGETSSTRPLL; encoded by the exons ATG CTAAAAAGAGAAATTTCGATAATGAAGCTGATCAAGCATCCAAATGTTGTTAAACTTTTTGAG GTTATGGCAAGCAAATCAAAGATCTACATCGTTCTTGAATTTGTTGGTGGTGGCGAGCTCTTTGACCAAATA GCCAAGCATAGGAGACTTAAAGAGGATGAGGCCAGGAGATATTTCCAACAGCTCATTAATGCTGTGGATTACTGCCACAGTAGAGGCGTGTACCACAGAGATTTGAAG CCTGAGAATCTTCTTCTAGACTCATATGGTGTCCTTAAAgtttcagattttggattgAGTGCGATCTCACAGCATGTACGG GAGGATGGGCTGCTTCATACTACCTGTGGTACCCCCAATTATGTTGCTCCCGAG GTGCTAAATGATAAAGGTTATGATGGTACAGCATTTGATATTTGGTCTTGTGGGGTCATTCTCTTTGTTCTTATGGCTGGGTACTTGCCTTTCGATGAACCAAATCTCGCTGTTTTGTATAAAAAA ATTTGCAAGGCTGACTTCACATGCCCATCATATTTTTCAATTGGTGCAAAGAAACTGATAAAGCGTATTCTTGATCCAAACCCTCTTACT CGGATAACAATTCCTGAAATCTTGGAAGATGAATGGTTTAAGAAAGGGTACAAGGCAGCATACTCTGAGGAGCAGCAGAATGTAAATCTTGATGATGTAGATGCTGTATTCAATGACTCAGAG GAACATCTTGTTACAGAAAGAAAGGAGAGACCTGTATCCATGAATGCCTTTGAGCTTATATCTATGTCCCGGGGTTTTAGTCTTGAAAATTTGTTCGAGAAGCAGAcg GGTCTTGTGAAACGAGAAACCCGTTTCACTTCCCAGCATCCTGCAAATGAAATCATGTCTAAAATTGAGGAAGCTGCAAAGCCTCTTGGCTTTAATGTACACAAGAGAAACTACAAG ATGAAGTTACAAGGTGACAAAACTGGAAGAAAAGGCCACCTCGCTGTTGCAACTGAG GTGTTTGAGGTGGCTCCTTCCTTGCACATGGTAGAGCTTCGGAAAACTGGCGGTGACACATTGGAGTTTCACAAG TTCTACAAAAGTTTCTCGTCTGGATTAAAAGACATAATGTGGACCAGCGAAGAATATACTGATGGACTGaa AAATTGCATTTGTAGACAAAGTAGCAGACCATCCACTTTTGGAGAAACTAGCAGCACGCGTCCGCTACTTTGA